One window of Mauremys mutica isolate MM-2020 ecotype Southern chromosome 20, ASM2049712v1, whole genome shotgun sequence genomic DNA carries:
- the BCDIN3D gene encoding RNA 5'-monophosphate methyltransferase, giving the protein MAAPMREGAEGLPGGSEPGAAPYGNFPNYSRFHPPEGRVRLLPPALLGQLFPAGPSPLLGLDVGCNSGELSVALYRHLLGLQENEASPDQPVVGKILNLLCCDIDAALIERAERCSPFPGSISYATLDVMDASARELFLSSYLSRFSRSTFDIGFCMSVTMWIHLNHGDDGLVEFLSYLSSRCNYLLLEPQPWKCYRAAARRLRKLGRNDFDHFHSLAINGDMAERITQILTEDGGMELVCCFGSTSWDRSLLLFKSNRLTQKQP; this is encoded by the exons ATGGCGGCCCCCATGAGGGAAGGGGCCGAGGGGTTGCCCGGCGGCTCCGAGCCCGGGGCGGCCCCCTACGGGAACTTCCCCAATTACTCCCGCTTCCACCCGCCCGAGGGCCGCGTCCGCCTCCTGCCGCCGGCGCTGCTGGGGCAGCTCTTCCCCGCGGGGCCCTCCCCACTGCTGGGGCTGGACGTGGGCTGCAACTCGGGG GAGCTAAGCGTTGCTCTCTACAGACACCTCCTTGGTCTACAGGAGAACGAGGCCAGCCCCGATCAGCCTGTTGTTGGGAAGATCCTGAACCTCCTGTGCTGCGACATCGACGCAGCACTGATCGAGAGAGCTGAGCGATGCAGTCCCTTTCCTGGCTCCATCTCCTATGCCACCCTGGATGTCATGGATGCTAGCGCCCGGGAGTTGTTCTTGAGCTCCTATCTGAGCAGGTTCAGCCGTTCCACCTTTGACATTGGCTTTTGTATGTCAGTGACCATGTGGATCCACCTGAACCACGGGGATGATGGCCTGGTGGAGTTCTTATCCTACCTTTCGTCTCGGTGCAACTACCTGCTTCTTGAACCCCAGCCGTGGAAGTGTTATAGAGCAGCCGCCCGGCGCCTCCGGAAGCTGGGTAGGAATGATTTCGACCACTTCCACTCTCTGGCCATCAACGGGGACATGGCAGAGAGGATAACCCAGATTTTAACTGAGGACGGTGGCATGGAACTGGTGTGCTGCTTTGGTAGCACAAGCTGGGACAGGAGTCTCTTGCTTTTTAAATCAAACCGATTGACTCAAAAGCAACCCTGA